A window from Apostichopus japonicus isolate 1M-3 chromosome 2, ASM3797524v1, whole genome shotgun sequence encodes these proteins:
- the LOC139977612 gene encoding uncharacterized protein isoform X1 — MLSELYYDRFEPPGVSYKGKLIGVESVHEPRGDRMCHEAMNKLKTMVKVSGEHKKRIILNISSAGVRILDERTMNEEYLHEVQKISFVSRDPTDARAFGLIAGDEGNHKFFAIKTEKAAYNVVLALKELFESVLKTKQKQMEDFQGSKQPSHENIYSQPDDSSETVPEGPTTATSVEEDPSSLYAVPHKTRQQDIAEREESLAELARTVEVMQEGLHNMEEFSIAPPPPASARRTSREPLSPTPEVTLESPFVITAPAPKRAPPQPPSDPFQSQLMDSQMTETKPTSSASEDLFKEFGDTLTSPLTVQSPPSQAPNPNPFGPPMGSAMNFNAGYAMPIAQQGFGMPPQQQPFPTQNAMNDPFSSPPMGQSNGNDLFSSSVMQPARPAPSQPAAAPGKPDPFSDFAILGGGGSAGDNKSGKDMFSGFKMAKPGEVGVPNLAPQQSDSTLLTSSSSSSETSGLGPDEVTPVMGETLSNSDTPREHLSDPLQSDRSELGGEKKCEGEGKDTSEAEKPEIDTEEIETDKRLQEGSKIEKSESSNHEESIMKVDESVVPQNGDMLKNELVNGGNCNEITEKDKNLDNNQLNLVSADRSKDHNSTKDGEIGPYIDHKNGSHTNGEGDSNTQDTEEKELDVRLTKPHDASNVSDLSSEENVNSTEQSSQGSISTSSDLSIQNVKLNENKLSTPSEGDATESQGHEHEPIAIESNPNIDRPSLPLKNTLQKLTLECSNTTVDNIIDKDTSNQAPPPSSSPSSSLSVEKDTSPSPEESCPSPVGPPPTLPENFDFPSPQVPPPPLPQGFSFPSPDFPPPTLTMDDDIPSPQAPPPPLPKGYDTPSAPATDTSPAPPPIPPRPRRRTNKDIPLPISLARNSQPQPPDPSPIQGLQTNWANFDDDSKGLNTDFVKPVHTTASFEDAFSSVSSNFSQQSASISIGSHSSINASSYMSRDLFQQVPFDHVALSSSAPTSSTKPSSWAAFEEAFPSSVSSSVGENHPFHPSFPSNHGIQSSSNQDEDHFKSSLPVHEDPFADDPFAIDSPSAKKTFVLDSEDNSSLANTDLFGGAPGNTGLTTSTGIPLILDDDPFGL; from the exons ATGTTGTCGGAGTTGTACTATGACCGGTTTGAACCCCCTGGTGTCAGCTACAAGGGCAAGCTGATTGGCGTGGAGTCGGTCCATGAGCCGAGGGGAGACAGAATGTGCCATGAGGCAATGAACAAACTCAAG ACCATGGTGAAGGTATCAGGTGAACACAAGAAGAGAATAATACTGAACATTTCATCTGCTGGTGTGCGGATCCTAGATGAAAGAACGATG AACGAGGAGTACCTCCATGAAGTGCAGAAGATATCGTTCGTGTCTCGAGATCCGACCGATGCCAGGGCGTTTGGTCTGATAGCGGGAGATGAAGGAAATCACAAATTTTTTGCCATTAAAACAGAGAAAGCA GCATATAATGTAGTCCTAGCCCTGAAGGAACTTTTCGAGTCTGTATTGAAGACCAAACAGAAACAGATGGAAGATTTCCAAGGAAGCAAACAGCCCTCGCATGAAAATATTTACTCTCAGCCT GATGATTCATCTGAGACAGTCCCAGAAGGGCCTACCACTGCAACCAGTGTAGAAGAAGATCCTAGCTCACTATATGCAGTCCCTCATAAAACTAGGCAACAGGACATCGCTGAGAGGGAAGAAAGCTTGGCCGAGCTGGCCAGGACAGTGGAAGTCATGCAAGAG GGTTTACACAACATGGAAGAATTCAGCATAGCTCCCCCTCCTCCTGCTTCCGCTAGACGTACCTCTAGGGAACCTCTCTCTCCTACTCCAGAGGTGACTCTGGAATCCCCCTTTGTAATCACTGCTCCTGCACCCAAGCGGGCCCCACCGCAGCCACCCTCTGATCCGTTCCAATCCCAACTA ATGGACAGTCAAATGACAGAAACTAAGCCTACATCATCAGCTTCAGAAGACCTCTTCAAGGAATTCGGCGATACTTTGACCAGTCCACTCACCGTCCAGTCTCCCCCTAGCCAAGCACCCAACCCCAATCCGTTTGGCCCTCCCATGGGATCTGCAATGAACTTTAATGCAGGGTACGCAATGCCAATTGCCCAGCAGGGCTTTGGCATGCCGCCGCAGCAACAACCATTTCCCACTCAGAATGCCATGAACGATCCCTTCTCCTCGCCCCCTATGGGTCAGTCTAATGGTAACGACCTATTTAGCAGTTCCGTCATGCAACCGGCCAGGCCTGCCCCCAGCCAGCCTGCGGCTGCACCGGGGAAACCGGATCCGTTCTCTGACTTTGCCATACTGGGTGGTGGAGGCTCTGCGGGAGACAACAAGAGTGGAAAGGATATGTTCTCTGGATTTAAGATGGCCAAACCTGGAGAAGTTGGAGTTCCAAATTTGGCTCCGCAGCAGAGTGATAGTACGTTGTTAACTAGTTCATCTTCATCATCGGAAACATCCGGGCTGGGTCCCGACGAAGTCACCCCAGTAATGGGAGAAACTCTCTCCAATAGTGATACACCCAGAGAGCATCTCAGTGATCCTTTACAGTCAGATAGGTCAGAAttggggggagaaaaaaaatgtgaaggagaaggaaaagatacttcagaggctgaaaaacctgaaataGATACAGAGGAAATAGAAACTGACAAGAGACTTCAGGAAGGAAGCAAAATTGAAAAGTCTGAGTCCTCAAATCATGAGGAATCTATCATGAAAGTAGATGAATCGGTAGTCCCACAAAACGGTGATATGCTTAAGAATGAGTTGGTAAATGGTGGGAATTGTAATGAAATCACTGAAAAGGATAAAAATTTAGATAATAACCAATTAAACTTAGTATCGGCAGATAGAAGTAAGGATCATAATAGTACAAAGGACGGAGAAATAGGTCCGTACATTGATCACAAAAATGGAAGTCATACAAATGGGGAAGGGGATAGTAATACCCAGGACACTGAAGAGAAAGAACTTGACGTTAGGTTAACGAAACCGCACGATGCATCTAATGTTAGTGATTTATCTAGTGAAGAAAATGTGAACAGTACAGAACAGAGTTCACAGGGTAGTATTAGCACTAGCTCTGACTTGAGCATTCAGAACGTTAAACTAAATGAGAACAAACTAAGTACTCCCTCAGAGGGTGATGCGACTGAGTCGCAGGGCCATGAACATGAACCCATTGCCATTGAAAGCAATCCGAATATTGATCGGCCATCTCTGCCTTTAAAGAATACCTTGCAGAAGTTAACTTTGGAATGTAGCAATACCACTGTTGATAACATCATAGATAAAGATACATCCAATCAAGctccaccaccatcatcatcaccatcatcatcattatctgTAGAAAAGGACACCTCCCCATCACCGGAAGAAAGTTGTCCTTCCCCTGTTGGGCCGCCTCCGACGTTACCGGAGAACTTTGACTTTCCCTCGCCTCAGGTCCCTCCCCCTCCACTACCTCAAGGTTTCTCTTTCCCCAGTCCAGATTTTCCTCCACCAACTTTGACCATGGATGATGACATTCCATCACCTCAAgcgcctcccccacccctccccaaggGGTATGATACCCCATCCGCCCCTGCAACAGATACCAGTCCTGCACCTCCACCAATACCTCCCAGACCTAGAAGGAGGACTAATAAAGACATTCCTTTGCCTATTAGCTTGGCCAGAAATTCTCAACCTCAACCACCTGACCCTTCTCCTATCCAAGGTCTTCAAACCAATTGGGCAAACTTTGATGACGACAGCAAAGGACTTAACACAGACTTTGTCAAGCCTGTCCATACCACAGCATCTTTTGAGGATGCGTTCTCAAGCGTGTCATCAAACTTTTCACAGCAATCAGCTTCCATTTCAATCGGCTCACATTCTTCTATCAATGCCAGCAGTTACATGTCGAGAGATTTGTTCCAACAAGTACCATTCGATCATGTCGCTCTGTCAAGCTCAGCTCCCACCTCTTCCACCAAGCCGTCATCGTGGGCAGCCTTCGAGGAGGCATTTCCAAGTAGCGTTTCTTCCTCGGTGGGTGAAAACCATCCATTTCATCCGTCATTTCCATCAAACCATGGCATTCAATCATCGTCAAATCAAGACGAAGACCATTTCAAATCAAGTCTCCCTGTTCATGAAGATCCATTCGCCGATGACCCATTCGCTATCGATTCACCGTCGGccaaaaaaacatttgtgttGGACTCTGAAGACAATTCTTCTCTTGCAAACACAGATCTGTTCGGCGGTGCACCTGGAAATACAGGACTCACCACCTCAACTGGGATACCCCTCATTCTGGACGATGATCCATTTGGACTGTAA
- the LOC139977612 gene encoding uncharacterized protein isoform X2, whose protein sequence is MLSELYYDRFEPPGVSYKGKLIGVESVHEPRGDRMCHEAMNKLKTMVKVSGEHKKRIILNISSAGVRILDERTMNEEYLHEVQKISFVSRDPTDARAFGLIAGDEGNHKFFAIKTEKAAYNVVLALKELFESVLKTKQKQMEDFQGSKQPSHENIYSQPDDSSETVPEGPTTATSVEEDPSSLYAVPHKTRQQDIAEREESLAELARTVEVMQEMDSQMTETKPTSSASEDLFKEFGDTLTSPLTVQSPPSQAPNPNPFGPPMGSAMNFNAGYAMPIAQQGFGMPPQQQPFPTQNAMNDPFSSPPMGQSNGNDLFSSSVMQPARPAPSQPAAAPGKPDPFSDFAILGGGGSAGDNKSGKDMFSGFKMAKPGEVGVPNLAPQQSDSTLLTSSSSSSETSGLGPDEVTPVMGETLSNSDTPREHLSDPLQSDRSELGGEKKCEGEGKDTSEAEKPEIDTEEIETDKRLQEGSKIEKSESSNHEESIMKVDESVVPQNGDMLKNELVNGGNCNEITEKDKNLDNNQLNLVSADRSKDHNSTKDGEIGPYIDHKNGSHTNGEGDSNTQDTEEKELDVRLTKPHDASNVSDLSSEENVNSTEQSSQGSISTSSDLSIQNVKLNENKLSTPSEGDATESQGHEHEPIAIESNPNIDRPSLPLKNTLQKLTLECSNTTVDNIIDKDTSNQAPPPSSSPSSSLSVEKDTSPSPEESCPSPVGPPPTLPENFDFPSPQVPPPPLPQGFSFPSPDFPPPTLTMDDDIPSPQAPPPPLPKGYDTPSAPATDTSPAPPPIPPRPRRRTNKDIPLPISLARNSQPQPPDPSPIQGLQTNWANFDDDSKGLNTDFVKPVHTTASFEDAFSSVSSNFSQQSASISIGSHSSINASSYMSRDLFQQVPFDHVALSSSAPTSSTKPSSWAAFEEAFPSSVSSSVGENHPFHPSFPSNHGIQSSSNQDEDHFKSSLPVHEDPFADDPFAIDSPSAKKTFVLDSEDNSSLANTDLFGGAPGNTGLTTSTGIPLILDDDPFGL, encoded by the exons ATGTTGTCGGAGTTGTACTATGACCGGTTTGAACCCCCTGGTGTCAGCTACAAGGGCAAGCTGATTGGCGTGGAGTCGGTCCATGAGCCGAGGGGAGACAGAATGTGCCATGAGGCAATGAACAAACTCAAG ACCATGGTGAAGGTATCAGGTGAACACAAGAAGAGAATAATACTGAACATTTCATCTGCTGGTGTGCGGATCCTAGATGAAAGAACGATG AACGAGGAGTACCTCCATGAAGTGCAGAAGATATCGTTCGTGTCTCGAGATCCGACCGATGCCAGGGCGTTTGGTCTGATAGCGGGAGATGAAGGAAATCACAAATTTTTTGCCATTAAAACAGAGAAAGCA GCATATAATGTAGTCCTAGCCCTGAAGGAACTTTTCGAGTCTGTATTGAAGACCAAACAGAAACAGATGGAAGATTTCCAAGGAAGCAAACAGCCCTCGCATGAAAATATTTACTCTCAGCCT GATGATTCATCTGAGACAGTCCCAGAAGGGCCTACCACTGCAACCAGTGTAGAAGAAGATCCTAGCTCACTATATGCAGTCCCTCATAAAACTAGGCAACAGGACATCGCTGAGAGGGAAGAAAGCTTGGCCGAGCTGGCCAGGACAGTGGAAGTCATGCAAGAG ATGGACAGTCAAATGACAGAAACTAAGCCTACATCATCAGCTTCAGAAGACCTCTTCAAGGAATTCGGCGATACTTTGACCAGTCCACTCACCGTCCAGTCTCCCCCTAGCCAAGCACCCAACCCCAATCCGTTTGGCCCTCCCATGGGATCTGCAATGAACTTTAATGCAGGGTACGCAATGCCAATTGCCCAGCAGGGCTTTGGCATGCCGCCGCAGCAACAACCATTTCCCACTCAGAATGCCATGAACGATCCCTTCTCCTCGCCCCCTATGGGTCAGTCTAATGGTAACGACCTATTTAGCAGTTCCGTCATGCAACCGGCCAGGCCTGCCCCCAGCCAGCCTGCGGCTGCACCGGGGAAACCGGATCCGTTCTCTGACTTTGCCATACTGGGTGGTGGAGGCTCTGCGGGAGACAACAAGAGTGGAAAGGATATGTTCTCTGGATTTAAGATGGCCAAACCTGGAGAAGTTGGAGTTCCAAATTTGGCTCCGCAGCAGAGTGATAGTACGTTGTTAACTAGTTCATCTTCATCATCGGAAACATCCGGGCTGGGTCCCGACGAAGTCACCCCAGTAATGGGAGAAACTCTCTCCAATAGTGATACACCCAGAGAGCATCTCAGTGATCCTTTACAGTCAGATAGGTCAGAAttggggggagaaaaaaaatgtgaaggagaaggaaaagatacttcagaggctgaaaaacctgaaataGATACAGAGGAAATAGAAACTGACAAGAGACTTCAGGAAGGAAGCAAAATTGAAAAGTCTGAGTCCTCAAATCATGAGGAATCTATCATGAAAGTAGATGAATCGGTAGTCCCACAAAACGGTGATATGCTTAAGAATGAGTTGGTAAATGGTGGGAATTGTAATGAAATCACTGAAAAGGATAAAAATTTAGATAATAACCAATTAAACTTAGTATCGGCAGATAGAAGTAAGGATCATAATAGTACAAAGGACGGAGAAATAGGTCCGTACATTGATCACAAAAATGGAAGTCATACAAATGGGGAAGGGGATAGTAATACCCAGGACACTGAAGAGAAAGAACTTGACGTTAGGTTAACGAAACCGCACGATGCATCTAATGTTAGTGATTTATCTAGTGAAGAAAATGTGAACAGTACAGAACAGAGTTCACAGGGTAGTATTAGCACTAGCTCTGACTTGAGCATTCAGAACGTTAAACTAAATGAGAACAAACTAAGTACTCCCTCAGAGGGTGATGCGACTGAGTCGCAGGGCCATGAACATGAACCCATTGCCATTGAAAGCAATCCGAATATTGATCGGCCATCTCTGCCTTTAAAGAATACCTTGCAGAAGTTAACTTTGGAATGTAGCAATACCACTGTTGATAACATCATAGATAAAGATACATCCAATCAAGctccaccaccatcatcatcaccatcatcatcattatctgTAGAAAAGGACACCTCCCCATCACCGGAAGAAAGTTGTCCTTCCCCTGTTGGGCCGCCTCCGACGTTACCGGAGAACTTTGACTTTCCCTCGCCTCAGGTCCCTCCCCCTCCACTACCTCAAGGTTTCTCTTTCCCCAGTCCAGATTTTCCTCCACCAACTTTGACCATGGATGATGACATTCCATCACCTCAAgcgcctcccccacccctccccaaggGGTATGATACCCCATCCGCCCCTGCAACAGATACCAGTCCTGCACCTCCACCAATACCTCCCAGACCTAGAAGGAGGACTAATAAAGACATTCCTTTGCCTATTAGCTTGGCCAGAAATTCTCAACCTCAACCACCTGACCCTTCTCCTATCCAAGGTCTTCAAACCAATTGGGCAAACTTTGATGACGACAGCAAAGGACTTAACACAGACTTTGTCAAGCCTGTCCATACCACAGCATCTTTTGAGGATGCGTTCTCAAGCGTGTCATCAAACTTTTCACAGCAATCAGCTTCCATTTCAATCGGCTCACATTCTTCTATCAATGCCAGCAGTTACATGTCGAGAGATTTGTTCCAACAAGTACCATTCGATCATGTCGCTCTGTCAAGCTCAGCTCCCACCTCTTCCACCAAGCCGTCATCGTGGGCAGCCTTCGAGGAGGCATTTCCAAGTAGCGTTTCTTCCTCGGTGGGTGAAAACCATCCATTTCATCCGTCATTTCCATCAAACCATGGCATTCAATCATCGTCAAATCAAGACGAAGACCATTTCAAATCAAGTCTCCCTGTTCATGAAGATCCATTCGCCGATGACCCATTCGCTATCGATTCACCGTCGGccaaaaaaacatttgtgttGGACTCTGAAGACAATTCTTCTCTTGCAAACACAGATCTGTTCGGCGGTGCACCTGGAAATACAGGACTCACCACCTCAACTGGGATACCCCTCATTCTGGACGATGATCCATTTGGACTGTAA